One stretch of Lycium barbarum isolate Lr01 unplaced genomic scaffold, ASM1917538v2 unchr_scaffold_02, whole genome shotgun sequence DNA includes these proteins:
- the LOC132625485 gene encoding ubiquitin-like domain-containing protein CIP73 yields MGNNGAEDVKICGVECSETTVEIKIKTLDSQTYTLQVDKCVPVPELKQQIATVTGVLSEQQRLICRGKVLKDDQLLSAYHVEDGHTLHLVVRQPSSENAPDSQGNASASSSRHVQGNRVGPGIVVGTYNLSEHGDGAFPDLNRIISAVLGSFGVARVGNEGIDVNGLGAATLGNMRTSDQLQTDQASTMDQSGSASSVSARPTAFPVEAQPPVTFSSNL; encoded by the exons ATGGGTAACAACGGTGCTGAAGACGTAAAGATTTGTGGGGTTGAGTGTTCCGAGACCACTGTTGAGATAAAGATAAAAACATTGGACTCACAGACATATACATTACAAGTGGATAAATGT GTTCCAGTTCCTGAACTGAAGCAACAGATCGCCACAGTTACTGGTGTTTTGTCAGAACAACAACGGCTCATCTGCCGGGGCAAAGTGTTGAAGGATGATCAGCTCCTTTCAGCTTACC ATGTTGAAGATGGACACACTTTACATTTGGTTGTGAGACAACCCTCATCAGAGAACGCCCCTGATTCTCAAG GAAATGCTTCTGCATCAAGTTCTAGGCATGTTCAAGGAAACCGAGTGGGTCCTGGTATAGTAGTTGGAACATACAACTTATCTGAACATGGAGATGGAGCTTTCCCTGACCTAAATCGG ATTATCTCAGCTGTGCTTGGTTCATTTGGAGTTGCAAGGGTTGGCAATGAGGGGATTGATGTCAAT GGTCTTGGTGCAGCTACTCTGGGAAATATGAGAACTTCTGACCAACTGCAGACTGACCAAGCTAGTACAATGGATCAATCTGGTTCTGCTAGTAGCGTTTCTGCACGTCCGACAGCTTTCCCAGTAGAAGCTCAACCACCGGTAACTTTTTCATCAAATTTGTGA